In the genome of Dehalococcoidales bacterium, one region contains:
- the eno gene encoding phosphopyruvate hydratase codes for MSAIKNLKAREILDSRGNPTVEVEVELTGGVIGCAAVPSGASTGTYEAVELRDGDKNRYNGLGVLKAVSNVNEVISKALIGMPADSQKDIDAKLIELDGTENKAKLGANAILGVSLAVAHAAASSLKIPLHQYLGKSDTYTLPVPMLNILNGGKHASNSTDLQEFMVVPAGAKSFATALQMGTEVYHSLKSVLKKKGLDTNVGDEGGFAPSLSSNNQAVELIIEAIEKSGYKPGNDCFIALDPASSEYYEDGKYHLVREGKTLTSEEMADFYVNWINAYPIISIEDGMAEDDWAGWQMLTEKIGNRAQLVGDDLYVTNINRLAKGIELKASNSILIKLNQIGTLSETVSAIEMAHNAGWTAVVSHRSGETEDTTIADLAVGLGTGQIKTGAPCRSERNAKYNRLLKIEAELGNKAVFAGKKAFKGLI; via the coding sequence TTGTCTGCCATAAAGAACCTTAAAGCCAGAGAAATCCTGGATTCCAGAGGAAATCCTACTGTTGAAGTTGAAGTTGAACTTACCGGAGGAGTTATCGGTTGTGCCGCGGTTCCTTCGGGTGCCAGCACCGGAACGTATGAAGCGGTGGAACTGCGTGACGGAGATAAGAACAGATACAATGGGCTGGGTGTTTTAAAAGCGGTTTCCAATGTAAACGAGGTAATTTCTAAGGCTCTTATCGGTATGCCTGCCGATTCCCAAAAAGATATTGATGCTAAATTAATTGAACTGGACGGTACGGAAAACAAAGCCAAGCTGGGTGCCAATGCCATATTAGGGGTTTCTTTAGCTGTTGCCCACGCGGCGGCAAGTTCTTTAAAAATTCCACTCCATCAATATTTGGGAAAGAGCGATACTTATACTCTTCCAGTTCCGATGTTAAATATCTTAAACGGCGGGAAACATGCCTCTAATTCGACCGATTTACAAGAGTTTATGGTTGTACCTGCCGGTGCGAAAAGCTTTGCAACCGCTTTGCAAATGGGAACCGAAGTCTATCACAGCCTTAAATCGGTCCTTAAAAAGAAGGGCCTTGATACCAATGTCGGTGATGAGGGCGGGTTTGCCCCTTCATTGTCCTCCAATAATCAAGCGGTTGAACTTATAATTGAAGCAATTGAAAAGTCCGGTTATAAACCCGGAAATGATTGCTTTATTGCCCTTGATCCCGCTTCAAGCGAATATTATGAAGACGGCAAATACCACCTTGTCCGCGAAGGCAAAACCTTAACAAGCGAAGAGATGGCGGATTTCTATGTCAACTGGATTAATGCCTACCCCATTATCAGTATTGAAGACGGAATGGCTGAGGATGATTGGGCAGGCTGGCAAATGCTTACCGAGAAAATCGGTAACCGTGCCCAATTGGTTGGCGATGATCTTTACGTTACCAATATTAACAGGCTGGCAAAAGGGATTGAACTTAAAGCATCAAATTCGATTCTTATCAAATTAAACCAAATCGGAACACTTAGCGAAACTGTTTCCGCCATTGAAATGGCGCATAACGCCGGTTGGACGGCTGTTGTCAGCCACCGTTCGGGTGAAACCGAAGATACCACCATCGCCGATTTGGCGGTGGGATTAGGAACCGGTCAAATTAAAACAGGTGCGCCTTGTCGTTCCGAGCGTAACGCTAAATATAATCGCTTACTCAAAATAGAAGCCGAACTCGGAAATAAGGCCGTTTTTGCAGGTAAAAAGGCCTTTAAAGGTCTGATATAA
- a CDS encoding TIGR00725 family protein, producing MSAKNKFIAVIGNSKASAHEINLAEEIGRQIAKHGAILVCGGLDGIMEAACRGAVSEGGLTVGILPGTNRNEANAFVKIPIVTGIGWARNMIVVKSAQAVIAVGGAYGTLTEIGYALKSGIPVIGIDTWKLATKKAVCESIIRVDNAIDAVNTAIEMISD from the coding sequence ATGTCTGCAAAAAATAAGTTTATAGCCGTTATCGGCAATTCCAAAGCTTCCGCGCACGAAATAAATCTGGCCGAAGAAATTGGCCGCCAAATAGCAAAACACGGCGCTATATTGGTTTGCGGAGGGCTTGACGGGATTATGGAAGCCGCTTGCCGCGGCGCAGTTTCAGAGGGCGGGTTAACGGTTGGTATCCTTCCCGGAACTAATCGTAACGAAGCTAATGCCTTTGTTAAAATACCGATCGTAACCGGTATCGGATGGGCCAGAAATATGATTGTTGTTAAATCGGCTCAGGCGGTTATTGCCGTTGGCGGGGCGTACGGAACGCTCACTGAAATCGGTTACGCGCTTAAAAGCGGGATTCCGGTAATCGGAATTGATACATGGAAACTTGCCACCAAAAAAGCGGTTTGCGAATCAATTATTCGAGTTGATAATGCTATTGACGCGGTAAATACGGCGATTGAAATGATATCTGATTAA
- the pth gene encoding aminoacyl-tRNA hydrolase, with product MKLIVGLGNPGQGYSNNRHNVGFICLKHFAKANKIAFDKKQADARIGRGNVEGVDVVLAKPQTYMNLSGKSVNRLAHKFKLKPEDIIVVHDDMDLPLGKMRIKSGSGSGGHNGIDSIIRELGSRDFIRIKVGIGRPGRETNDKYYNDDVVDFVLSNFSRDEKKELEPVIETVSSAIVCLITEGLEPAMNKFN from the coding sequence ATGAAATTAATTGTTGGGCTCGGTAATCCCGGGCAAGGATATTCCAATAACCGTCATAATGTCGGTTTTATATGCTTAAAGCATTTTGCTAAAGCCAATAAGATTGCCTTTGATAAAAAACAAGCGGATGCCAGAATCGGGCGCGGCAATGTAGAAGGGGTTGATGTTGTCCTTGCAAAACCGCAAACGTATATGAATTTAAGCGGCAAGTCGGTTAACCGATTGGCGCATAAGTTTAAGCTTAAACCCGAAGACATTATTGTTGTGCATGATGATATGGATTTGCCGCTGGGGAAAATGCGCATTAAAAGCGGCAGCGGTTCCGGCGGGCATAACGGGATTGACTCAATTATCAGAGAACTGGGCTCGCGCGATTTTATCAGAATCAAAGTAGGAATCGGCCGCCCCGGAAGAGAAACAAACGACAAATATTACAATGATGATGTTGTTGATTTTGTGCTTAGTAATTTTTCCCGCGATGAGAAAAAAGAACTGGAGCCGGTAATTGAAACCGTGTCCTCTGCAATAGTTTGCCTTATAACCGAGGGGCTTGAGCCCGCCATGAATAAGTTCAATTAA
- the ligA gene encoding NAD-dependent DNA ligase LigA: MKTNDIQFEIENLRAKINRHNHLYYVLDNPEISDAEYDGLMQKLLRLEEEYPQFLTPESPTQRVGAAPLEAFGIIEHKIPLLSLANVFSKEELDAWYKRISKMLGGQKIAFVCEHKMDGLSVSLTYINGKFITGATRGDGYKGENITQNLKTIKSIPLVLPDGAPSLIEVRGEVFIPRASFEKLNNERAAEGLPLFANPRNAAAGSLRQLDSSVTAERPLDINVYTLAQLEGAPFAKTHHETLNYIQSLGFKINPNTELVTSIEEVEQYYQEWEEKRDDLVYEADGIVVKVDSIDLQQELGNAGREPRWAVAYKFPAIQAYTVLKEIRISVGRTGTLNPYAVLEPISVGGVVIKQATLHNEDDIRRKDIREGDTVIIQRAGDVIPQVIGPVAAKRPALSAEFNMLAKTGGVCPECESAIHKPEGEVMYYCSNASCPAQAMLKIEHFASRPAMDIRGIGEKMSVLLFKEGLVSNFADLYTLKDKRAHLLAIDRMAEKSVDNLLEAIEKSKTRPLPNLIFAMGIRHVGEETAHILAEKFGSIAAIAESTAEQLEEIPAIGPKIADSIVTYFSNPQNKEIIKRLGESGVSMRFESKAKGERPLEGKEFVITGKLSSMPRPLAEEKIKQLGGTAKGDLTRKTDFLVVGEDPGSKLERAEKMNIKIINESEFLELLK; the protein is encoded by the coding sequence ATGAAAACAAACGATATTCAATTCGAAATCGAAAACCTGCGTGCGAAAATCAATCGGCATAATCATCTCTATTACGTACTTGATAACCCCGAAATAAGCGATGCCGAATACGATGGATTGATGCAGAAACTGCTCCGGCTCGAGGAGGAATACCCTCAATTTTTGACCCCCGAATCACCCACACAACGGGTAGGGGCGGCGCCGTTAGAAGCTTTCGGGATTATTGAGCATAAAATACCGCTTTTATCGCTGGCGAATGTTTTTTCAAAAGAAGAATTGGACGCCTGGTATAAACGTATATCCAAAATGTTAGGCGGGCAAAAAATTGCTTTTGTTTGCGAACATAAAATGGACGGGTTATCCGTTTCACTGACATATATTAACGGCAAGTTTATTACCGGCGCCACCCGCGGTGACGGTTATAAGGGAGAAAATATTACCCAAAATCTAAAAACAATTAAAAGTATCCCTTTAGTATTACCCGATGGCGCACCTTCTTTAATTGAGGTTAGGGGAGAGGTATTTATACCGCGCGCCTCTTTTGAAAAATTGAATAATGAACGGGCTGCCGAAGGATTGCCTCTTTTTGCCAATCCGCGTAATGCCGCTGCCGGTTCTTTACGCCAACTTGATTCAAGCGTAACTGCCGAGAGACCGCTGGATATCAATGTTTATACTCTGGCACAGCTTGAGGGGGCACCGTTTGCAAAAACACACCACGAAACCCTAAATTACATACAATCGCTCGGTTTCAAAATAAACCCGAATACCGAGCTTGTAACCTCAATTGAAGAGGTTGAGCAATATTACCAAGAATGGGAAGAAAAAAGAGACGATTTAGTCTACGAAGCGGACGGTATTGTTGTTAAAGTCGATAGCATTGATTTACAGCAAGAACTGGGAAATGCCGGGCGCGAACCAAGGTGGGCGGTTGCTTATAAGTTTCCGGCAATACAAGCATACACCGTTTTAAAAGAGATTAGAATCAGTGTCGGCAGAACCGGAACGTTAAACCCGTATGCCGTTTTGGAACCGATATCGGTCGGCGGTGTAGTTATAAAACAGGCCACATTACATAACGAAGACGATATCCGCAGGAAAGATATCCGTGAAGGCGATACTGTTATTATTCAAAGAGCCGGTGATGTAATCCCGCAAGTGATTGGACCGGTAGCAGCCAAACGCCCCGCATTATCGGCTGAGTTTAATATGTTGGCTAAAACCGGCGGGGTATGCCCGGAATGCGAAAGCGCTATTCACAAACCGGAAGGTGAAGTAATGTATTATTGCTCCAACGCTTCTTGTCCGGCACAAGCAATGTTAAAAATTGAACACTTCGCATCACGGCCGGCAATGGATATTCGCGGCATCGGTGAAAAAATGAGTGTTTTGTTATTTAAAGAAGGCTTGGTTAGCAATTTTGCGGATTTGTATACCTTAAAAGATAAAAGGGCGCACTTATTGGCAATCGACCGAATGGCCGAAAAGAGCGTTGATAATTTGTTGGAGGCAATTGAAAAGAGTAAAACCCGTCCGCTGCCGAATCTTATTTTTGCAATGGGCATTCGTCATGTCGGGGAAGAAACCGCTCATATTTTAGCCGAAAAGTTCGGAAGTATCGCAGCGATTGCCGAATCAACCGCAGAGCAGCTTGAAGAAATCCCTGCCATCGGCCCCAAAATTGCCGACAGTATCGTAACATATTTTAGTAACCCTCAAAATAAAGAAATCATTAAAAGATTGGGAGAAAGCGGCGTATCAATGCGCTTTGAAAGCAAAGCAAAGGGGGAAAGACCGCTTGAAGGCAAGGAATTTGTAATTACCGGTAAACTTAGCTCAATGCCGCGTCCTTTGGCTGAAGAGAAAATCAAACAGCTCGGGGGAACGGCAAAGGGTGATTTAACACGAAAAACCGATTTTTTGGTTGTTGGCGAAGACCCCGGATCAAAACTTGAACGCGCCGAAAAAATGAATATTAAAATTATTAACGAAAGCGAATTTTTAGAGCTTTTAAAATAA
- a CDS encoding DUF1015 domain-containing protein, producing the protein MAEIRPFRGVYYNKEKTGDIANVICPPYDIISPQMDEDLHNGSPYNFIRIEYNRLQENDSESNNRYTRSSALFREWLDKEIMLTDSTPAIYVHDQFFTLNGKEYKRRSLIVRVRLEEWEQNIIRPHEYTFKGPKKDRISLLWALNANTSSVMSMYEDKDSKISSFLEKADSGEFLIETKESGGERHNVWTITDPKEVKEFCSLFNDKPLYIADGHHRYESALTYKKERSACDQNTDPEAPYNFVMMTIMDMDDPNLIIFPTHRLLHSMEPEITENIKEKLALYFDIKDFSLDDADLWQVIDNKMSDEKSLRLAVIGLEPGFASLLTLKNWDAAIAMMPAQRSDVYKKMDVSIVDHIILEKILKIPSDDEKRIAYTHERQEAVNRVLSGECQLAIITNMVKGQTIKDIADVKDRMPRKSTYFYPKLPSGLIVNHIV; encoded by the coding sequence ATGGCTGAAATCAGACCTTTTCGCGGAGTCTATTACAATAAGGAAAAAACAGGGGATATTGCAAATGTAATCTGCCCGCCATATGATATTATTTCCCCCCAAATGGATGAAGACCTCCATAACGGCAGCCCTTATAATTTTATAAGGATTGAATATAACCGCTTGCAAGAAAACGATTCCGAAAGCAACAACCGCTACACTCGTTCATCGGCCCTTTTCCGAGAATGGCTTGATAAAGAGATAATGCTTACCGACAGCACGCCCGCTATTTACGTGCACGACCAGTTTTTTACTCTAAACGGTAAAGAATATAAAAGACGCTCCTTGATTGTGAGGGTTAGGCTGGAAGAGTGGGAGCAAAATATCATCCGCCCGCACGAATACACCTTTAAAGGCCCCAAAAAAGACAGAATCAGTTTGCTGTGGGCATTAAATGCCAATACCAGCTCGGTAATGTCTATGTATGAAGATAAAGACTCAAAAATATCTTCGTTTTTGGAAAAAGCGGATAGCGGCGAGTTCTTAATCGAAACCAAGGAATCGGGCGGTGAGCGTCATAATGTCTGGACAATTACCGACCCCAAAGAAGTTAAAGAGTTTTGCAGCCTGTTTAACGATAAGCCGCTCTATATTGCCGACGGCCACCACAGGTATGAAAGTGCGCTGACTTATAAAAAAGAACGCAGCGCCTGCGACCAAAATACTGACCCGGAGGCTCCCTATAACTTCGTAATGATGACCATTATGGACATGGACGATCCAAACCTGATTATTTTCCCGACCCATCGCTTATTGCATAGCATGGAGCCTGAGATAACCGAAAATATTAAGGAGAAATTGGCTCTTTATTTCGATATCAAAGATTTCTCACTTGACGATGCCGATTTATGGCAGGTAATTGATAATAAAATGTCCGATGAAAAGAGTTTAAGGCTTGCGGTTATCGGGTTAGAACCGGGTTTCGCATCGCTTTTAACTTTAAAGAATTGGGACGCCGCAATTGCGATGATGCCTGCCCAGCGTTCCGATGTTTATAAGAAAATGGATGTCAGTATAGTAGACCATATTATACTCGAGAAGATATTGAAAATCCCCAGCGATGACGAAAAACGTATCGCCTATACCCACGAAAGACAAGAAGCCGTAAACAGGGTTTTAAGCGGGGAATGTCAACTGGCAATCATTACCAATATGGTTAAAGGGCAAACAATTAAAGATATCGCCGACGTAAAAGACAGAATGCCGCGTAAATCAACTTATTTCTACCCCAAATTACCGAGCGGACTTATCGTAAACCATATCGTTTAA
- the serA gene encoding phosphoglycerate dehydrogenase produces the protein MKVLVADPIAQEGVDLLSKHAQVDVKTKLTPEEIVSIIGDYDALIVRSQTQVTADIIAAGKKLQIIGRAGVGIDNIDTNAASQQGIIVVNAPTGNTVSAAEHSVALMLALARNIPQANSSLRSCKWQRSSFMGTEVKGKTLGIVGLGNVGAEVARRARGLEMKLIGYDPIISAERASNLQVELVPLADLIKEADFITLHIPLTESTKNIIGEKELATVKPNVRIINAARGGLIDNDALLKAIEENRVAGAAIDVFEVEPCTESPLFGNEKIIVTPHLGASTTEAQTLATTEVVQQIIDVFNGLPARYAVNAPFIKAEALPFVAPFLEVASTIGNVAGYLGEGRMTGLTIKYQGEISGYDTNALKAAVLGGVLNRITEERVNVVNANIIAAKRGIKVIEQKETTAENYANLITAEVIADNKTFTVAGTVLRGETHVVRINDYWIDIVPTGGYFLFSDHKDRPGLIGAVGKIAGDSDVNISYMHLSRLKPRGQALMILALDAPFAKEQIDQILALPDVYSANVVKI, from the coding sequence ATGAAAGTTTTGGTTGCCGACCCTATCGCGCAAGAAGGGGTCGATTTATTAAGTAAACACGCTCAGGTGGATGTTAAAACTAAATTAACTCCCGAGGAAATTGTATCTATAATCGGGGATTACGACGCCTTGATAGTTCGCAGTCAAACACAAGTGACCGCGGATATTATTGCCGCCGGTAAAAAACTGCAGATTATCGGCCGTGCCGGAGTCGGTATCGATAATATTGATACCAATGCTGCCAGTCAGCAAGGCATTATTGTTGTTAACGCCCCTACCGGCAATACGGTTTCGGCGGCGGAACACAGTGTTGCCCTTATGTTGGCTCTGGCTCGTAATATACCGCAAGCCAATTCATCTCTGAGGTCTTGTAAATGGCAAAGATCCAGTTTTATGGGCACTGAGGTTAAAGGTAAAACATTGGGTATTGTCGGGCTTGGAAATGTCGGGGCCGAGGTTGCCAGACGCGCGCGCGGTTTGGAAATGAAGCTGATTGGCTATGATCCGATTATTTCTGCCGAAAGGGCATCCAACTTGCAGGTGGAACTGGTTCCTCTGGCTGATTTGATTAAAGAGGCCGATTTTATAACCCTGCATATTCCGCTAACTGAATCGACCAAAAATATTATCGGTGAAAAGGAACTTGCGACGGTTAAACCGAATGTGCGTATTATTAATGCCGCTCGCGGTGGGCTTATTGATAACGATGCCTTATTAAAGGCAATTGAAGAAAACAGGGTTGCCGGTGCGGCAATTGATGTTTTCGAAGTTGAGCCTTGTACCGAAAGCCCGCTTTTTGGGAACGAAAAAATTATTGTTACCCCTCATTTGGGCGCTTCCACTACCGAAGCGCAGACACTTGCGACAACCGAAGTTGTTCAACAAATCATCGATGTCTTTAACGGCCTGCCCGCTCGATATGCCGTAAATGCTCCCTTTATTAAAGCGGAGGCATTACCGTTTGTTGCCCCCTTCCTTGAAGTTGCCTCTACTATCGGCAACGTAGCCGGCTATTTGGGCGAAGGGCGGATGACCGGGCTGACAATCAAATATCAGGGCGAGATTTCCGGATATGATACCAATGCTTTGAAGGCTGCGGTACTGGGCGGTGTCTTAAATCGCATTACCGAAGAGAGAGTTAATGTGGTTAACGCCAACATCATAGCGGCAAAGCGCGGCATTAAAGTTATCGAACAAAAAGAAACCACCGCCGAAAATTATGCCAATCTGATAACGGCTGAGGTAATTGCGGATAATAAAACCTTTACCGTTGCCGGAACCGTTTTACGCGGTGAAACCCATGTTGTCAGAATCAACGATTACTGGATTGATATTGTTCCGACCGGCGGTTATTTCTTATTTAGCGACCACAAGGATAGGCCGGGGCTTATCGGTGCGGTTGGTAAGATTGCCGGGGACAGCGATGTTAATATCAGCTATATGCACTTGAGCCGGTTAAAGCCGAGAGGTCAGGCGCTGATGATTTTGGCATTGGATGCGCCGTTTGCCAAAGAACAAATCGACCAAATATTGGCACTGCCGGATGTTTACAGCGCCAATGTAGTTAAGATTTAA
- a CDS encoding alanine--glyoxylate aminotransferase family protein: protein MTNLRIPGPTPCPEDVLKEMSRQMINHRGPEFAQVLNNVTAGLKQVFQTSGNVLLVSSSGTGGMEAAVVNMLSPGDKVLSVSIGGFGDRFATIAKTYGADVIPLSFEWGTAADPDAIRKALNDNPSVKAVLVTHNETSTGVTNDLESISKVVKEFDKLIIVDAVSSMSSINLPVDKWGCDVVVSGSQKGWMVPPGVAMLSVSEKGWAANAEAKMPRFYFDIAKAKNSIEKGQTPWTPAMSVIFALEKALQLMLDEGLENIFTRHIRIADMTRKGIKELGLELFADEKFASNTVTSVRASEGLDVKQLNKIMREKHDIVLGGGQLHLAGKIFRIGHLGYVSEKDIEEVLEKLRIVLPQAGFEVKS from the coding sequence ATGACAAACTTACGTATTCCGGGGCCTACACCGTGTCCTGAAGATGTGCTTAAAGAAATGAGTAGGCAAATGATTAACCACCGGGGTCCTGAATTTGCTCAGGTATTAAACAACGTGACTGCCGGGCTCAAACAGGTTTTCCAAACAAGCGGTAATGTACTTCTTGTATCGTCTTCGGGTACCGGCGGCATGGAAGCCGCAGTTGTAAATATGCTTTCTCCCGGAGATAAAGTACTCTCGGTTTCGATTGGTGGTTTTGGCGACAGGTTTGCCACAATTGCTAAAACATACGGTGCCGATGTCATTCCTTTAAGCTTTGAATGGGGTACGGCTGCCGACCCCGATGCCATTCGTAAGGCCCTTAACGATAACCCGTCTGTTAAGGCGGTTTTGGTGACTCATAACGAAACATCAACCGGTGTTACAAATGACCTTGAGTCAATCAGCAAGGTTGTTAAAGAATTCGACAAACTAATTATAGTCGATGCCGTTAGCAGCATGAGTTCGATTAACCTGCCGGTTGATAAATGGGGTTGTGACGTTGTTGTATCGGGTTCCCAAAAAGGCTGGATGGTTCCGCCCGGGGTGGCTATGCTTTCTGTAAGCGAAAAAGGTTGGGCAGCCAATGCCGAAGCAAAGATGCCGCGTTTTTACTTTGATATCGCAAAAGCAAAGAATTCGATAGAAAAAGGACAAACGCCTTGGACCCCAGCTATGTCGGTTATTTTTGCGTTGGAAAAGGCATTGCAGCTGATGCTGGATGAGGGATTGGAAAATATTTTTACCCGCCATATCCGTATTGCCGATATGACCAGAAAAGGAATCAAAGAACTCGGATTGGAACTCTTTGCCGATGAAAAATTTGCCTCTAACACCGTAACTTCCGTGCGTGCCTCGGAAGGGCTGGATGTAAAACAGCTTAACAAAATAATGCGTGAAAAACACGATATTGTCCTTGGCGGCGGACAGCTGCATTTAGCAGGTAAAATATTCCGCATCGGGCACTTAGGCTATGTCAGCGAAAAAGATATCGAAGAAGTATTGGAAAAACTGAGGATTGTATTACCCCAAGCGGGTTTTGAGGTGAAAAGTTAA
- the tyrS gene encoding tyrosine--tRNA ligase has protein sequence MENLSELDIQRLLKRGVAEVIVEEELVAALKAGKPLRLKEGFDPSFPDIHLGHMVALKKLREFQDMGHQVVLIVGDWTAQIGDPSGASVTRPMLTAEQVRINAQTYMEQFFKIVDKDKTEVRWQTEWFGDFNLADVIKLTSKFTIAQILARDDFSKRFNANQPITITEFLYPLLQAYDSVAVNSDVEFGGTDQKFNLLVGRELQTILGQRAQQILMVPLLVGTDGVHKMSKSLGNYIGVIEAPENMFGKVMSIPDNIIPNYFELVTDISDDELSEIKRLLENNAINPMELKKKLGREIVTKLHCKEAAIMAEEHFARVVQNKEIPDEIEEYCYNLNSEVDLKDLLVKINMVKSRSEAGRLIDQGAVSINGQIVTAGNLKIDTDSIVKVGKRRFAKLVNSDIIK, from the coding sequence ATGGAGAATTTATCGGAACTTGATATTCAAAGGCTTCTCAAAAGAGGGGTCGCCGAAGTTATTGTCGAAGAAGAACTGGTAGCAGCCCTAAAAGCAGGCAAACCTTTAAGATTAAAGGAAGGGTTTGATCCCAGCTTCCCCGATATCCATTTGGGGCATATGGTTGCTCTGAAAAAGTTACGCGAATTCCAGGACATGGGTCATCAGGTGGTTTTAATTGTCGGTGACTGGACCGCCCAAATCGGAGACCCCAGCGGCGCTTCGGTAACCCGCCCGATGTTGACTGCCGAGCAGGTTAGAATAAATGCCCAAACATATATGGAACAGTTTTTTAAAATAGTTGATAAAGATAAAACCGAGGTTCGTTGGCAAACCGAATGGTTTGGCGATTTTAATTTAGCTGATGTTATCAAGCTGACCAGCAAATTCACGATTGCCCAAATCTTAGCTCGGGATGATTTCAGTAAGAGATTCAATGCCAATCAACCGATTACGATTACCGAATTTCTCTACCCTCTTTTACAGGCGTATGATTCCGTTGCTGTTAATTCCGACGTGGAATTCGGAGGTACGGACCAAAAATTTAATCTTTTGGTCGGGCGCGAACTGCAAACGATTTTAGGCCAAAGGGCGCAGCAGATTCTGATGGTCCCCTTGCTTGTCGGAACCGACGGTGTCCACAAAATGAGTAAAAGCTTGGGGAATTATATCGGAGTGATCGAAGCCCCCGAAAATATGTTCGGTAAGGTTATGTCAATTCCGGATAATATAATTCCAAATTACTTTGAGCTTGTTACCGATATTTCAGACGACGAACTGAGCGAAATCAAACGGCTTCTGGAAAATAACGCAATAAATCCGATGGAACTTAAGAAAAAACTCGGCAGGGAAATTGTAACTAAATTACACTGCAAAGAAGCGGCAATTATGGCCGAAGAACACTTTGCACGAGTTGTTCAAAACAAGGAAATTCCCGATGAAATTGAAGAATATTGTTACAATCTTAATAGTGAAGTCGACTTAAAAGATTTGCTGGTTAAAATCAATATGGTTAAAAGCCGCAGTGAGGCCGGAAGGTTGATTGACCAGGGTGCGGTTAGCATAAACGGGCAGATAGTTACCGCCGGTAATTTGAAAATAGATACCGATTCGATTGTTAAAGTCGGTAAAAGACGCTTTGCTAAATTGGTTAATTCAGATATAATTAAATAA
- a CDS encoding bifunctional riboflavin kinase/FAD synthetase yields the protein MMSLENELSNFTRAEDSYLTIGVFDGVHLGHKALLAEVVRRAKAIGAKSGVITFKRHPRKVVNPKDDLQFLTNLNLKIKLIKDEGIDFVIPLMFTPEIAATSATDFITLLQQKLKMKGLIVGPDFALGKSREGDIAFLTDLSKSMNFEFIAIPPVKDDAGVFSSTAIRKALSEGDMQKAYTLLGRYFSIEGEVVHGTGTGKQIGFPTANLCVDAEQALPLVGVYAAKTEFDGQSYDSVTFIGKRVTFGDTRKTIETHLIDYNQDLYHKNLKIDIICRLRGEIKFDSVNELVEQIKRDVTAAKKYLNSLNRK from the coding sequence ATGATGTCATTGGAAAACGAATTATCGAATTTTACCCGGGCTGAAGATTCATACCTAACAATCGGTGTTTTTGACGGAGTTCATCTCGGGCATAAGGCCCTTCTTGCCGAGGTTGTCAGGAGAGCAAAGGCAATCGGTGCAAAAAGCGGAGTAATAACCTTCAAAAGGCACCCTCGAAAGGTTGTTAACCCTAAAGACGATCTCCAGTTTTTAACCAACCTAAACTTAAAAATAAAATTGATTAAAGATGAAGGCATCGATTTTGTTATTCCGCTTATGTTCACTCCGGAAATCGCTGCCACCTCCGCAACCGATTTCATTACCTTGCTGCAGCAAAAACTTAAAATGAAGGGTTTGATAGTAGGTCCTGATTTTGCACTCGGGAAATCACGCGAGGGCGATATTGCCTTTCTTACCGATTTATCTAAATCAATGAACTTTGAATTTATTGCAATACCCCCCGTCAAAGATGATGCAGGTGTGTTTAGCAGCACCGCTATCCGCAAGGCTTTGTCCGAGGGCGATATGCAAAAAGCTTATACCCTACTGGGGCGCTACTTCAGTATCGAAGGAGAAGTGGTTCACGGAACGGGAACCGGCAAACAAATCGGATTCCCGACGGCAAATCTTTGCGTTGATGCCGAGCAAGCGCTGCCTTTGGTTGGCGTTTATGCCGCTAAAACCGAGTTTGACGGGCAAAGCTACGATTCGGTTACATTTATCGGTAAAAGGGTTACTTTCGGAGATACCCGTAAAACAATAGAAACCCATCTGATTGATTATAATCAAGATTTGTATCATAAAAACCTTAAAATTGATATAATCTGCAGATTACGCGGTGAAATAAAATTTGATAGCGTTAATGAGCTGGTCGAACAAATCAAAAGAGATGTTACGGCCGCTAAAAAATATCTGAATAGTCTGAATAGGAAATAA